A window of Castanea sativa cultivar Marrone di Chiusa Pesio chromosome 1, ASM4071231v1 contains these coding sequences:
- the LOC142642879 gene encoding uncharacterized protein LOC142642879: MCPPAVPSDIESNLTVEIIKCLCKINKGDLDLPSNLLRNVDFLRYDPENLPPDMWFLINSEVDRVNEHGKWSIKGEAYKIVLDSTATGLRTTLEFYDSQVPHERITNRVMQVYSILQRGHSEVSNVKETNSLCRVVRDGKQSQNHEKQLKLGSTNTASENHIHTTHSVVPNADNSIGQSSTSQPQMHQIGIEPTTSPSTQDI, encoded by the exons ATGTGTCCTCCAGCAGTTCCCAGTGATATTGAATCAAATCTTACTGTTGAGATCATTAAGTGTTTGTGCAAAATCAACAAGGGAGATCTTGACCTCCCCAGCAATTTGCTGAGAAATGTTGATTTTTTACGTTATGACCCTGAAAATCTGCCCCCTG ACATGTGGTTCTTAATTAACTCTGAGGTGGACAGAGTTAATGAACATGGAAAATGGAGTATCAAAGGGGAGGCCTATAAAATTGTCTTGGACTCTACGGCCACTGGCTTGAGAACTACTCTTGAATTCTATGATAGTCAAGTGCCTCATGAGCGTATAACAAACAGGGTGATGCAAGTATACAGTATATTACAGAGAGGACATTCTGAAGTCAGCAACGTGAAG GAAACCAACTCGCTGTGCAGAGTCGTCCGTGATGGCAAGCAAAGCCAAAACCATGAAAAGCAGCTGAAACTGGGTAGCACTAATACTGCAAGTGAAAACCACATTCACACTACTCATTCAGTTGTTCCAAATGCCGACAATAGTATTGGACAAAGTTCCACAAGCCAGCCTCAG ATGCACCAAATAGgtattgaacccacaacctcaccctccactcAGGACATATAA